The Elgaria multicarinata webbii isolate HBS135686 ecotype San Diego chromosome 1, rElgMul1.1.pri, whole genome shotgun sequence genome has a window encoding:
- the GUK1 gene encoding guanylate kinase: MHWRRFLCGALAVMTGPRPVVLSGPSGAGKSTLLKKLLKDYENVFGFSVSHTTRKPRPGEMDGKDYHFVTREVMQKEVDAGGFVEHAEFSGNMYGTSKAAIQAVQAQNQICILDIDMQGVKNIKKTDLNPIYISVQAPSIEILEKRLRDRQTETEESLQKRLNAACIDMELSKEPGLFDLIIINDDVERAYIELKNVLAEEIQKAQGSKKS; the protein is encoded by the exons ATGCACTGGCGGCGCTTCCTGTGCGGCGCGCTGGCAG TTATGACGGGACCAAGACCAGTCGTCCTGAGTGGGCCGTCGGGCGCAGGGAAGAGCACTCTACTGAAGAAGCTGCTAAAGGATTACGAGAACGTCTTCGGCTTCAGCGTCTCGC ATACCACAAGAAAACCAAGACCTGGAGAAATGGATGGAAAAG attATCATTTTGTGACCAGAGAAGTGATGCAGAAGGAAGTTGATGCTGGAGGTTTCGTTGAACACGCAGAGTTTTCTGGAAACATGTACGGCACAAG CAAAGCTGCTATCCAGGCCGTCCAAGCGCAGAACCAGATCTGCATTCTGGATATTGACATGCAGGGCGTGAAGAACATCAAGAAAACTGACCTTAATCCCATCTACATCTCCGTTCAAGCCCCGTCCATAGAAATATTG GAAAAAAGGCTACGGGACAGACAGACGGAAACGGAGGAGAGTTTACAAAAGCGGCTGAACGCAGCTTGCATCGACATGGAACTTA GTAAGGAGCCCGGCCTTTTTGACTTGATCATCATTAACGATGATGTGGAACGAGCGTATATTGAACTGAAGAACGTTCTTGCAGAG GAAATCCAGAAGGCGCAAGGGTCGAAGAAATCATGA